The following is a genomic window from Saprospiraceae bacterium.
CACTAAACTGATTGACCATAATAACAAGCGGACCTGTGTAAAGCACACTTTTGTCTTTATCAACATGCAAAAAAGGTTTGCTTTCTTTTCCTTTTACCTGCACTATAGGTCCCTGCTCTATGAACAAACCACTCATATCTACCACATCGTTTAATGATCCACCTCCATTATTTCTGAGATCTAGGATGATGCCGTTGACTTGCTGTGCTTTGAGTTTTTTGATTTCTTCAGCTACATCTGCAGCGCAGGAATTGCCTCCTTCTGTCTCAAAAGAAGAGTAAAAACTCGGAAGGTTGATATATCCGATGTTCTGAATTTTACCAGGAATATTGAGTAAAACAGATTTTGCCTTATTGTCTTCGAGTTGTACTTCATCTCTCTCTATCGATACATCCACTACTGAATTGTCCTTTTTTCTGACTGTCAATATCACGGTAGTACCTTTTTTGCCTCTTACCATCTGTACTACATCATCCACTCTCATCCCGGCAATATCTACAGGCTCTTTGCCTTTTTGTGTTACTTTAAGTATCACATCATTATCGTCCAGCTTTTTGGTTTTCCAGGCAGGACCACCAACCACGATACTGAAAACTTTGGTATAATCACCCTCAGTGGTCAGACGAGCTCCTATTCCTTCCAATTTTCCGCCCATATTGATATCAAAATCCTGTTTGTCTTTAGGGCTGAAGTAATCTGTATGAGGGTCATAGTAATTAGTGATGGTACCGAAGTATACTTCCAGACGGTCACTTCTTCTGAGTTTCGCTATTCTGTCAAACCAATCTGTAAATCTTTTTTTAACATCCTTGACAGCATCTTCTTTGAGTTCTTCTTCAGTTTTGTTCCCTTCTTTGTTTTCCTTCCCTTCCTGATCTTTGATCAATTGAAACCATTTGCTCATCACTTCAAACTGAATGATATTTTTCCATTGAGCCTTCAACTCATTGTCATTTTTTGCATAAGTTCTTTTATCTGCATCCGTTTCTATCACATCGCCTTTGCTGAAATTCATTGGTTGATCTATAACTTCAGAAAAGAACTTCTTACCTTTCAGAACACCTGCATCCAACATAGGCAATGAAGCATTAAAAAACTCAAAAGTTCTGTTATTTGTCTGCTCATCTATCTGCTGCTCGAAGACTTTTAATTTGTCGATATCTTGTTGTGTTAAAAATCTT
Proteins encoded in this region:
- a CDS encoding carboxy terminal-processing peptidase, producing MSSEKIRKMIFRSSLVITALLGLFFIKNFDQKPPVNDKEALILQGIMETTKYVHLTPKTIDNSFSAFVYKTYLDRIDFQKRFLTQQDIDKLKVFEQQIDEQTNNRTFEFFNASLPMLDAGVLKGKKFFSEVIDQPMNFSKGDVIETDADKRTYAKNDNELKAQWKNIIQFEVMSKWFQLIKDQEGKENKEGNKTEEELKEDAVKDVKKRFTDWFDRIAKLRRSDRLEVYFGTITNYYDPHTDYFSPKDKQDFDINMGGKLEGIGARLTTEGDYTKVFSIVVGGPAWKTKKLDDNDVILKVTQKGKEPVDIAGMRVDDVVQMVRGKKGTTVILTVRKKDNSVVDVSIERDEVQLEDNKAKSVLLNIPGKIQNIGYINLPSFYSSFETEGGNSCAADVAEEIKKLKAQQVNGIILDLRNNGGGSLNDVVDMSGLFIEQGPIVQVKGKESKPFLHVDKDKSVLYTGPLVIMVNQFSASASEIIAAAMQDYNRAIIVGSNSTFGKGTVQRFYDLDRGISGYDEFKPLGAVKMTTQKFYRINGGSTQLKGVVPDIILPDTYHYIKTGEKDYDNPLEWTQISSVPLSQNVVLIENKQKLIENSKGRVAESKDFQMVLESALQIKQIRDQTKYPLKINDYRSMINRKNEESKKFDNLFKNEIAGLDIKNLVVDMAKINRDESNIAKNQEFIKGLKKDIYIEETLFIIRDLINLEKSFVALQPNIIKQ